A region of Nitrospirota bacterium DNA encodes the following proteins:
- a CDS encoding aminotransferase class I/II-fold pyridoxal phosphate-dependent enzyme yields MKRYYFGTNPLGPSRKVKAAIRKAAKAINAPCDETRARLERLFFSKYGVDKESILFSNSLKELLFVICRRLRPRKILIVGPALGIYQEAALASSAVIKNVSGSEESFFFPDLKELVEKAEGCDLIFFANPNRVSGKAISVTVLNQMLAALSLKNCVTVIDESLMDFAEGEGCIRSAVGSSHLIVLRTTAYYFGLPGLELACAVAIPKVIESLRPGLLSHPGIPAMEAARTALKDKSYSRSTEQFMKEEKKLLRKAIGTLPGMVIYDSDTNIFLLKAADPAEEIACKAERAGLAVERCSGIDGLNDTFLRISVMKHDHNLKLIKLLKGMSAESEGKKIGGDQSL; encoded by the coding sequence ATGAAACGCTACTATTTTGGTACAAACCCGCTTGGGCCGTCGCGGAAGGTGAAGGCAGCTATCCGCAAAGCGGCTAAGGCTATCAATGCTCCGTGCGACGAGACACGGGCACGGCTTGAGCGGCTGTTTTTTTCGAAATACGGCGTCGATAAAGAAAGCATTCTCTTCTCCAATTCCCTGAAAGAACTTCTGTTTGTCATATGCCGGCGCCTCCGGCCAAGGAAAATACTGATCGTGGGACCTGCACTGGGCATATATCAGGAGGCGGCTCTGGCTTCGAGTGCGGTTATCAAGAATGTCTCCGGCAGTGAAGAGAGCTTCTTTTTTCCTGATCTTAAGGAACTTGTCGAAAAGGCAGAGGGCTGTGATCTTATTTTCTTCGCAAACCCCAACAGGGTCAGCGGCAAGGCCATATCGGTCACCGTGTTGAATCAGATGCTTGCAGCGCTTTCCCTGAAAAACTGTGTTACGGTTATCGATGAATCGCTCATGGATTTTGCGGAAGGTGAGGGCTGCATCAGGAGCGCTGTCGGCAGCAGCCATCTTATTGTTCTCCGGACAACGGCATATTACTTTGGTCTGCCCGGGCTTGAGCTTGCCTGTGCAGTAGCCATCCCTAAGGTGATCGAGTCCCTGCGGCCGGGGCTGCTGAGCCATCCGGGCATCCCTGCCATGGAGGCAGCGCGCACTGCGCTTAAGGACAAGTCGTACAGCCGATCAACAGAACAGTTCATGAAAGAAGAGAAAAAACTCCTGAGGAAGGCCATTGGAACGCTGCCGGGAATGGTCATATATGACTCTGATACGAATATATTTCTTCTGAAGGCTGCTGACCCGGCTGAAGAGATCGCCTGCAAGGCAGAGCGGGCAGGCCTTGCGGTTGAGCGCTGTTCGGGCATTGACGGGCTTAATGATACCTTCCTCAGGATCTCGGTGATGAAGCATGATCATAATCTTAAGCTTATCAAGCTGCTGAAAGGGATGAGTGCTGAATCGGAAGGAAAGAAGATCGGCGGTGATCAGAGCTTATGA
- a CDS encoding Fic family protein: MTSQIHKMTPLYPERAEMLHDLALNVIQKSAALGSRQHPVTLKSLHELLRIINSYYSNLIEGHNTHPYDIVRAMQRHYDTEPAKRNLQLESVAHITVQRDMEKRLQEEPELNIAGGEFLCKIHREFYNQLPEEFLIVKDPDTGHESRVVPGKLRREPVKVGRHLLPESGSLDALLGRFGDFYAPDRHHGAEKLVAAAAAHHRFMWIHPFLDGNGRVARLFTEAYFHRIPVLGYGLWSVSRGLARRNVDYKAALTWADAPRRNDLDGRGNLSNEGLIKFCRFFLEICHDQVDYMGNLLKLEELIQRIRHYVDLRDRGMVPGPSGKKEPLRPEASRMLQEVLINGISARGDVIHASGLKERTGRNLLGLLLEEGLLASETPKGEVRLGFPIHAAGWFFPDLYPTLAG; the protein is encoded by the coding sequence ATGACTTCGCAAATACACAAAATGACGCCCCTGTATCCCGAAAGGGCTGAGATGCTTCATGACCTTGCCCTTAATGTAATCCAGAAATCAGCGGCCCTTGGCAGCCGGCAGCATCCTGTCACGCTCAAATCTCTGCATGAATTGCTCCGGATCATTAACAGTTATTATTCCAACCTGATCGAGGGCCATAACACGCATCCTTATGACATTGTCCGCGCAATGCAGAGGCATTACGATACCGAACCGGCAAAGCGTAACCTCCAGTTGGAGAGTGTTGCCCATATTACCGTTCAAAGGGATATGGAAAAAAGATTACAGGAAGAGCCTGAGCTTAATATTGCAGGCGGGGAATTTCTCTGCAAGATACACAGAGAATTTTATAATCAACTGCCGGAGGAATTTCTGATCGTGAAGGACCCTGATACAGGCCACGAAAGCCGGGTTGTTCCGGGCAAATTGCGTAGAGAACCGGTAAAAGTCGGCCGTCATCTGCTGCCGGAAAGCGGCTCTCTGGATGCCCTCCTTGGTCGCTTCGGGGACTTCTATGCGCCGGACCGCCATCACGGCGCTGAAAAGCTTGTTGCGGCGGCAGCCGCGCACCACCGGTTCATGTGGATTCACCCCTTTCTCGACGGCAACGGCCGGGTGGCGCGTCTTTTCACAGAGGCATATTTTCATCGGATTCCCGTACTTGGTTACGGTCTCTGGTCGGTGAGCCGCGGGCTTGCCCGCCGGAACGTTGATTATAAGGCTGCTCTGACCTGGGCGGATGCACCCCGGAGAAATGATCTGGACGGCAGGGGGAATCTGTCGAATGAGGGACTGATAAAGTTCTGCCGTTTTTTTCTGGAAATCTGCCATGACCAGGTGGACTATATGGGCAATCTGCTTAAGTTGGAGGAACTGATCCAACGGATCAGGCACTATGTCGACCTTCGCGATAGGGGCATGGTCCCCGGCCCGTCTGGAAAAAAAGAACCGCTCCGTCCTGAGGCGTCCAGGATGCTTCAGGAGGTCCTGATAAACGGCATCTCAGCGCGGGGTGACGTCATCCATGCCTCTGGTCTGAAGGAACGGACAGGACGAAATCTGCTGGGGCTGCTTCTTGAGGAAGGGTTGCTGGCTTCGGAGACCCCGAAGGGAGAGGTCAGGTTAGGGTTTCCCATACATGCAGCCGGCTGGTTCTTCCCGGACCTGTATCCGACATTAGCGGGATAA
- a CDS encoding RidA family protein has product MSPEERLKELGLELPDLPKPLGSYVPFVRTGNLVYLSGMLPLENGKLLYSGRIGETVSLDDGIKAARRATVNAIAVLRSAIGSLDALQRCVKVTGFVASAQDFTDQPKVINGASDLLVEVFGEAGRHARAAVGVHILPMNSPVEIEFIFEVNP; this is encoded by the coding sequence ATGTCGCCTGAAGAAAGACTTAAGGAACTTGGCCTTGAGCTTCCTGATCTGCCGAAGCCGTTAGGCTCATATGTCCCTTTTGTAAGGACCGGAAATCTCGTATACCTGAGCGGTATGCTGCCGCTCGAAAACGGCAAACTCCTTTATTCAGGCAGAATCGGTGAAACGGTTTCTCTTGATGACGGGATAAAGGCTGCGCGCAGGGCCACGGTCAATGCCATTGCTGTATTGAGGTCAGCCATCGGCAGTCTTGATGCCCTGCAGAGATGTGTCAAGGTTACCGGTTTTGTCGCTTCAGCCCAGGATTTTACTGACCAGCCCAAGGTTATCAATGGCGCATCCGATCTTCTGGTCGAGGTGTTCGGTGAAGCAGGCAGGCATGCCCGCGCTGCTGTGGGCGTGCATATCCTGCCGATGAACTCGCCAGTAGAGATAGAGTTCATCTTCGAAGTGAATCCGTAA
- a CDS encoding 3-isopropylmalate dehydratase small subunit: MKRFGGKVLFLDRSDINTDEIIPAKYLTEISKEALKPHMLEDLKLEGFDPQSRQTLEAGVIVTRGNFGCGSSREHAPWVFEVNNINVVIASSFARIFRQNMFNCGMLAIELSEGTIDRLFRHNDGTAEIILDFQQSTFTVSSGKGTETIAFQIAEFDRALIEADGWVGFADAKY, translated from the coding sequence ATGAAAAGATTCGGAGGCAAGGTCCTCTTTTTAGACAGGTCTGACATTAACACTGACGAGATCATACCGGCAAAATACCTTACCGAGATATCCAAGGAGGCATTGAAGCCTCATATGCTTGAGGACCTGAAGCTTGAAGGATTTGATCCGCAGTCCCGCCAGACGCTTGAGGCAGGGGTCATTGTGACAAGGGGAAACTTCGGATGCGGTTCCTCGCGCGAACATGCACCGTGGGTCTTTGAGGTCAATAATATTAATGTCGTGATCGCCTCAAGCTTTGCCAGGATATTCAGGCAGAATATGTTCAACTGCGGCATGCTTGCCATTGAACTTTCCGAGGGGACGATAGACCGGCTCTTCAGGCACAATGACGGCACTGCAGAGATCATCCTTGATTTTCAGCAGAGCACGTTTACGGTCAGCTCAGGCAAGGGCACGGAAACAATAGCCTTTCAGATCGCAGAGTTTGACCGGGCGCTGATCGAGGCAGACGGCTGGGTCGGTTTTGCTGATGCAAAGTACTGA
- a CDS encoding 3-isopropylmalate dehydratase large subunit, with protein MALTLAEKIFKSHLRDEPFPGTKVLDLDVVMCHEITTPIAINDLVARGMDRVFNPDKIKVVIDHVTPAKDTKTALQGKILRDWARRQKIKDFFDIGKNGVCHALFPEQGFIRPGYTVIMGDSHTCTHGAFGAFAAGVGTTDLEVGILKGVCAFREPKTIRVNVNGTLPDAVYAKDVILRIIKELTVKGATDCVIEFQGSIVKKMSMESRMTLCNMAIEAGGTSGICMPDKVTVDYLWPFIASDYADKKAALADFKKWWSDRGCRYEKVIDLDVTNMEPQVTVGFKPDEVKNVSEVVGTPVDQVYIGSCTNGRLEDLRVAAQYLKGKNIAPTVRGIVSPATPKVFRDADKLGYIRIFMDAGFCVTNPTCGACLGMSSGVLAPGEVCASTTNRNFNGRMGKGGMVHLMSPAVAAVTALEGRIADPRKYAKERLK; from the coding sequence ATGGCATTGACATTGGCAGAAAAGATATTTAAATCTCATTTGAGGGATGAACCATTTCCCGGGACCAAGGTGCTCGATCTTGATGTTGTGATGTGTCACGAGATCACGACGCCGATCGCGATCAACGATCTCGTGGCGCGCGGCATGGACAGGGTATTCAATCCGGACAAGATAAAGGTCGTTATCGATCATGTCACGCCGGCGAAAGACACCAAGACCGCGCTGCAGGGCAAGATCCTGAGGGATTGGGCCAGAAGGCAGAAGATAAAGGATTTTTTCGATATCGGCAAGAATGGTGTTTGTCATGCGCTCTTTCCTGAGCAGGGTTTTATAAGGCCGGGGTACACAGTCATCATGGGAGATTCCCATACCTGCACGCATGGCGCTTTCGGTGCTTTTGCTGCGGGAGTCGGAACGACCGATCTTGAGGTCGGTATCCTGAAGGGTGTCTGCGCATTCCGTGAACCGAAAACGATCAGGGTAAACGTGAACGGCACACTGCCCGATGCGGTCTATGCAAAGGATGTTATCCTGAGGATCATTAAGGAGCTTACAGTCAAAGGCGCGACAGACTGCGTTATAGAGTTCCAGGGCAGCATAGTGAAGAAGATGTCCATGGAGAGCAGGATGACGCTCTGCAACATGGCGATCGAGGCTGGAGGCACCTCAGGTATCTGCATGCCTGACAAGGTGACGGTCGATTATCTCTGGCCCTTTATTGCATCTGATTATGCGGACAAGAAAGCTGCGCTTGCCGACTTTAAAAAATGGTGGTCTGACAGGGGCTGCAGATATGAAAAGGTGATTGACCTTGATGTGACGAATATGGAGCCGCAGGTGACTGTCGGATTTAAGCCGGATGAAGTGAAAAATGTATCGGAGGTTGTGGGCACGCCTGTAGATCAGGTCTATATCGGGTCCTGCACGAATGGCAGGCTCGAAGACCTTCGTGTTGCGGCTCAGTATTTGAAGGGGAAGAACATTGCCCCGACGGTGAGAGGTATTGTCTCTCCAGCCACGCCCAAGGTATTCAGGGATGCTGACAAACTGGGCTATATAAGGATATTCATGGACGCAGGGTTCTGCGTAACCAACCCCACCTGCGGAGCATGCCTGGGTATGAGCAGCGGCGTACTTGCACCCGGCGAGGTCTGTGCCTCAACAACGAACCGGAACTTTAACGGCAGGATGGGCAAGGGCGGCATGGTGCATCTCATGAGCCCGGCAGTGGCAGCGGTGACTGCTCTTGAGGGCAGGATCGCTGACCCGAGGAAGTATGCAAAGGAGAGACTGAAATGA
- a CDS encoding chromate transporter produces MKVPDSGPQPPGVTRIFLVFLKIGTFAFGGVYSMLSFFERELVEKRRWLTHDDYLESIAIGQITPGAPIVNTGICIGYRLQKMRGALASTAGQIFTGTLVAILLAVFYMKIKEHPILKPFMKGIGAAVVGLLLSIVFTMSRKTIKDYRTLLVAAAAFVLLAVFRLSPIMIILTAGAVGCVLFRNKSS; encoded by the coding sequence ATGAAAGTCCCTGATTCCGGACCCCAGCCTCCAGGTGTCACACGCATTTTTCTTGTCTTTCTCAAGATCGGCACGTTTGCCTTCGGCGGCGTATATTCCATGCTCTCTTTTTTTGAAAGAGAACTTGTAGAGAAGCGCAGATGGCTCACCCACGACGATTATCTGGAAAGCATTGCGATCGGACAGATAACGCCGGGAGCGCCGATCGTCAACACCGGTATCTGCATCGGGTACAGGCTGCAAAAAATGCGCGGTGCGCTGGCATCAACAGCGGGCCAGATATTTACCGGCACGCTCGTAGCGATCCTGCTTGCGGTCTTTTATATGAAGATAAAGGAACATCCCATACTTAAACCGTTCATGAAAGGCATTGGAGCTGCTGTCGTTGGACTGCTCCTTTCCATTGTTTTCACCATGTCCAGAAAGACCATCAAAGATTATAGAACTCTGCTCGTTGCTGCAGCTGCGTTCGTTTTACTCGCCGTGTTCAGGCTCAGTCCCATCATGATCATCCTGACAGCCGGTGCGGTCGGATGTGTCCTCTTCAGGAACAAGTCCTCATGA
- a CDS encoding chromate transporter, with protein sequence MSLLVFCWILFYINSLTIGGGYAMLPLLQREFVDKHHWLTNQEFLDAIAIGQLSPGPLTVMNAFIGFKLHGLTGSLLAVVCSYLPSLIIVTLAVKYYYTYKKSVLIASGFIGIKSAVIGLLAAVAVSLGTASLVDPGTFAIAFCSFAVITFTKIDPSFIILGAGLIGAFFF encoded by the coding sequence ATGAGCCTGCTCGTCTTCTGCTGGATCCTTTTTTATATCAACTCCCTGACCATCGGCGGGGGGTATGCCATGCTGCCTCTCCTTCAGCGTGAGTTCGTGGACAAGCACCACTGGCTCACCAACCAGGAGTTCCTCGACGCAATTGCTATTGGGCAGCTATCTCCCGGCCCGCTTACGGTCATGAACGCATTTATCGGATTCAAGCTCCACGGTCTCACAGGCTCATTGTTGGCAGTAGTATGTTCCTATCTTCCGAGCCTGATAATCGTCACACTTGCCGTGAAGTATTACTACACATACAAGAAATCCGTGCTTATCGCTTCAGGCTTTATTGGTATTAAGAGTGCGGTCATTGGCCTTCTCGCTGCGGTTGCGGTCTCCCTTGGCACCGCGTCGCTCGTCGATCCGGGCACGTTCGCTATAGCTTTCTGCAGCTTTGCAGTCATTACGTTCACAAAGATCGATCCGTCATTCATTATTCTCGGCGCTGGTCTTATCGGTGCTTTTTTCTTCTGA
- the phnD gene encoding phosphate/phosphite/phosphonate ABC transporter substrate-binding protein: MTRSAVFRTSTGLFLGVMLFILMAASCKRSDEKVVTVNLAEKMETPAGTKPLNGAPLKIAIAAVISPRETAAYYDQMMQYVSSKMGKPVEIIQKKTYQEVNDLLEKKEIAIAFVCAGPYVSGKKKFGMELLVAPMLYGKPFYQAYFIVQKGSPISSLEDLRGKRFAFTDPNSNTGTLVPTYTLSAIGEKPESFFKSVIYTYSHDNSIRAVSKGIIEGASVDGLIWDFYYDKKPELVKNTKIIYKSPLYGIPPVVVHPDTSASIKQTLKKIFLEMHTDPGGKKILDELKIEKFIVPEDASYDSVRKMQDWLDSHQ, translated from the coding sequence ATGACAAGATCAGCTGTTTTCAGAACATCCACGGGTCTCTTTCTTGGCGTTATGTTATTTATCCTTATGGCCGCTTCATGCAAGCGGTCAGATGAAAAGGTCGTTACCGTTAATCTGGCGGAAAAAATGGAGACGCCGGCCGGCACAAAGCCGCTCAATGGCGCTCCCCTGAAAATTGCGATCGCAGCAGTTATCTCGCCCAGGGAAACAGCCGCCTACTACGATCAGATGATGCAGTATGTGAGCAGTAAGATGGGCAAGCCGGTAGAGATCATCCAGAAGAAAACTTACCAGGAGGTGAACGACCTGCTGGAGAAGAAAGAGATCGCTATTGCCTTTGTCTGCGCTGGGCCCTATGTAAGCGGCAAAAAGAAGTTCGGCATGGAACTCCTTGTGGCCCCTATGCTCTATGGAAAACCCTTTTACCAGGCATATTTCATTGTGCAGAAGGGCAGCCCGATATCCAGCCTGGAAGACCTGAGGGGAAAACGCTTCGCATTCACTGACCCGAACTCGAACACCGGAACGCTCGTGCCTACGTATACGCTTTCCGCAATAGGGGAAAAACCCGAATCATTTTTCAAAAGCGTCATCTACACTTACAGCCACGACAACTCTATCAGGGCCGTTTCAAAGGGCATTATTGAAGGCGCTTCAGTTGACGGTCTCATATGGGATTTCTATTATGATAAAAAACCGGAGCTGGTAAAGAACACAAAGATCATCTATAAGTCTCCGCTTTACGGCATACCGCCTGTTGTGGTCCATCCCGATACGTCTGCCTCAATAAAACAGACACTCAAAAAGATCTTTCTTGAGATGCATACTGACCCTGGAGGCAAAAAGATCCTTGATGAACTGAAGATCGAGAAATTTATCGTACCGGAAGATGCGTCCTATGACTCGGTTCGCAAAATGCAGGACTGGCTTGATTCTCACCAATGA
- a CDS encoding HAMP domain-containing protein — MKNLSLKAKLFMAMTMFVLVFAVVIVLFIELYLKNVLLKESIEDAKVVAATMANHIVDPLLISDFVSIDGYFEEMMKANPEIAYIFIEKNGTILLHTFKEGFPRGLLNLGHKQNTIDHVTVKADPNIYLDISAPVHSGQGGTLRVGIDERMGEEAIRNALKTIAVVTALLLAVAFAIAIVIARRLTAPLTLLTVSASEIAAGNYSGSVPAMGYDEIGKLALAFSTMLQAVRLREDELKSLNTELETVNVSLHEYILRLNEVSEELIRAKQNAAVKDTGRTFLHHLRQPLTYLIMALELLSDDLAEGKPLSRASVGNQIAAVKDAGERLAELLKKFEGLHGYKVIDFDGMTTIVDIENQGK; from the coding sequence ATGAAGAACCTTTCCCTGAAAGCAAAGCTTTTTATGGCCATGACCATGTTCGTGCTTGTCTTTGCGGTTGTCATCGTCCTTTTCATCGAACTCTATCTTAAGAATGTGCTGCTGAAAGAGAGCATTGAAGATGCAAAGGTTGTTGCGGCAACGATGGCAAACCATATTGTAGATCCTCTGCTGATAAGCGATTTTGTTTCCATAGACGGGTATTTTGAGGAAATGATGAAGGCCAATCCCGAGATCGCCTATATTTTTATCGAAAAGAACGGCACCATTCTCCTTCATACGTTCAAGGAGGGGTTCCCCAGGGGTCTTCTCAACCTCGGACATAAACAAAATACCATTGACCACGTTACCGTAAAAGCAGACCCAAATATTTACCTCGATATTTCTGCGCCTGTGCATAGCGGCCAGGGGGGCACGCTCAGGGTCGGCATCGATGAGAGAATGGGCGAGGAGGCAATACGGAATGCACTCAAGACCATTGCCGTTGTTACCGCACTGCTCCTTGCCGTTGCTTTCGCGATCGCTATAGTCATCGCCAGACGGCTGACTGCGCCCCTGACCTTGCTGACCGTTTCTGCAAGTGAAATAGCCGCCGGAAACTATTCCGGTTCCGTTCCTGCCATGGGATATGATGAGATCGGAAAGCTTGCGCTCGCCTTCAGCACGATGCTGCAGGCTGTCAGGCTTCGTGAAGACGAACTCAAGTCCCTGAATACGGAGCTGGAGACGGTCAATGTCAGCCTGCATGAGTATATACTGAGGCTCAATGAGGTCAGCGAGGAGCTTATCCGGGCAAAGCAGAATGCTGCGGTCAAAGATACAGGGAGGACCTTTCTTCATCATCTCCGCCAGCCTCTGACCTATCTTATTATGGCCTTAGAGCTGCTTTCCGATGATCTTGCAGAAGGGAAACCGCTGTCCCGCGCTTCCGTCGGGAATCAGATCGCTGCGGTCAAAGATGCTGGTGAGCGGCTTGCAGAGCTGCTGAAGAAGTTCGAAGGCCTGCATGGATACAAGGTTATTGATTTCGACGGCATGACCACCATAGTGGATATAGAGAATCAGGGCAAATAG
- a CDS encoding metallophosphoesterase, whose amino-acid sequence MLIGIVSDTHDNMPAIRRAVGILTERNVEHVIHGGDFCSPFTFRALKHLTCGFTGIYGNNDGERVLLQKLSNSRIFTQPYILDLAGKKIVIMHEHHVVDALAESGHFDLIVYGHTHVPDIRKQGKTLIVNPGELSGWLYGRSTLAIADLSLLTAELIEL is encoded by the coding sequence ATGCTCATCGGAATCGTTTCAGATACCCACGATAATATGCCGGCCATCCGCAGGGCCGTCGGGATCCTTACCGAAAGGAACGTGGAGCACGTGATCCATGGCGGAGATTTCTGTTCTCCGTTCACATTCAGGGCATTAAAGCATCTTACATGCGGCTTTACCGGCATTTATGGCAACAATGACGGGGAACGGGTGCTGCTCCAAAAACTCTCGAACAGCCGCATATTCACACAACCCTATATTCTTGATCTGGCCGGAAAGAAGATCGTGATCATGCATGAACATCATGTTGTGGATGCGCTTGCAGAGAGCGGCCATTTTGACCTTATTGTGTACGGTCACACCCATGTCCCTGACATTCGAAAACAGGGCAAGACCCTCATCGTAAATCCGGGGGAATTAAGCGGCTGGCTCTATGGCAGATCGACCCTGGCAATTGCAGACCTTTCTTTGCTCACCGCTGAACTGATCGAGCTCTAA
- a CDS encoding MBL fold metallo-hydrolase, translated as MKLTFLGGVRTVTGSCYLLQGVNIQVLVECGMYQGHDADAVNRRQFSFDPSEIDCLFLTHSHLDHIGLVPRLVKEGFRGKILATSATADIAELILRDSAHIQESDTEWHNRKAMRTGLQLKEPLYLSPDVERVLPLIQRKQYNRIEQLCEGVRYRFVNAGHILGSSTLELWYTEGGKEKKISFSGDIGKKDNPIVNDPVFVEETDYLTIESTYGSRNHKSMEASIDELVNVIRTTFRRGGNVIIPSFALGRTQDLLFMLNKLVKQDRLFRINVYIDSPLGERITKVYAAHPEYFDEEAKEFFTLESRDALRLYFTKKQEDSMALNKIKKEAIIISSSGMCEGGRVRHHLKHNLWRRESSIVFVGYQAEGTLGRQIVDGAKVVELLGENIVVRAGIHTLGGFSAHADQRELLDWISQFRNRPEIFIVHGEEQSSLALQEAITARFSYLTHLPKPGEAFEI; from the coding sequence TTGAAACTTACGTTTTTGGGCGGGGTTCGGACCGTAACAGGCTCGTGCTATCTTCTGCAGGGAGTGAATATCCAGGTACTGGTCGAGTGCGGCATGTATCAGGGGCATGATGCGGATGCGGTGAACAGGCGTCAGTTCTCCTTTGATCCTTCTGAGATCGATTGTCTTTTCCTGACCCATTCCCATCTTGATCATATAGGCCTTGTGCCGAGGCTCGTGAAGGAGGGGTTCAGGGGAAAGATCCTCGCCACGTCTGCAACGGCAGATATTGCTGAACTCATACTCCGCGACTCGGCGCATATCCAGGAGTCTGACACCGAGTGGCACAATCGGAAGGCCATGAGGACAGGGCTTCAGCTTAAGGAGCCGCTCTATCTGTCCCCGGATGTCGAGAGGGTGCTGCCGCTCATTCAGCGAAAACAGTACAACAGGATAGAACAGCTCTGCGAAGGGGTTCGTTACCGTTTTGTGAATGCCGGCCATATCCTCGGCTCCTCGACCCTTGAACTCTGGTATACCGAGGGAGGCAAGGAAAAGAAGATCTCCTTTTCCGGGGATATCGGCAAGAAGGACAATCCTATTGTGAATGATCCGGTCTTTGTCGAGGAGACCGACTACCTTACGATCGAATCCACCTATGGCAGCCGCAATCATAAGAGCATGGAGGCTTCGATCGATGAACTGGTGAATGTGATCAGAACCACGTTCAGGAGGGGAGGGAATGTTATTATCCCGTCCTTTGCGCTCGGCAGGACGCAGGATCTGCTCTTCATGCTGAATAAACTCGTCAAACAGGACAGGCTTTTCAGGATCAATGTGTATATCGACAGCCCGCTAGGTGAACGTATCACAAAGGTCTATGCAGCTCATCCCGAGTATTTTGATGAAGAGGCAAAAGAATTTTTCACGCTTGAAAGCAGGGATGCCCTCAGGCTTTATTTTACGAAAAAACAGGAAGATTCCATGGCCCTGAACAAGATCAAAAAAGAGGCGATCATCATATCGAGCTCCGGCATGTGCGAAGGCGGCAGGGTGAGGCATCACCTGAAACATAACCTCTGGCGGCGAGAGAGCAGTATTGTCTTTGTCGGATACCAGGCAGAAGGAACTCTTGGCCGTCAGATCGTGGACGGTGCAAAGGTTGTCGAACTGCTTGGTGAAAATATCGTTGTCCGGGCAGGTATCCACACGCTTGGAGGGTTCTCGGCGCATGCAGACCAGCGCGAACTCCTTGACTGGATATCGCAGTTCAGGAACAGACCTGAGATCTTTATTGTCCATGGCGAGGAGCAGTCATCGCTTGCATTGCAGGAAGCCATAACGGCGAGGTTCTCCTATTTAACGCATCTGCCAAAACCGGGAGAGGCCTTCGAGATCTGA
- a CDS encoding response regulator: MGDDTKYCLCCGDQVPFNTFKRNERLEVTCAYCGFTLDIQNLWEAKKQEPAQKQPAPAESYALVTDDSHYTRKIIEDLLIARKFSSQVLAFQNGLELISAYSKLLNEKKTIDIAIIDLNMPVMDGLTAARLMRSLESQNDTKKTPIMFFSAEKADENLRRQMENLEPANYVNKGSDPDPDKLVSRVESLIGYLMEKYKQKK; the protein is encoded by the coding sequence ATGGGGGACGACACAAAATATTGTTTATGCTGCGGGGACCAGGTCCCGTTCAATACCTTTAAAAGGAATGAACGGCTTGAGGTGACATGCGCTTATTGCGGGTTTACCCTTGATATTCAGAACCTCTGGGAGGCAAAGAAACAGGAACCGGCGCAGAAACAGCCTGCGCCCGCGGAAAGCTATGCACTGGTAACAGACGATTCCCATTACACCCGCAAGATCATCGAAGACCTGCTTATTGCCCGGAAGTTCTCTTCCCAGGTCCTGGCTTTTCAGAACGGCCTTGAACTCATTTCAGCCTATTCCAAGCTTCTAAACGAGAAGAAGACGATCGACATCGCGATCATTGATCTCAACATGCCGGTCATGGACGGCCTCACCGCAGCCCGTCTCATGCGCTCTCTTGAATCACAAAACGATACAAAGAAGACGCCGATCATGTTCTTCTCAGCTGAAAAAGCTGACGAAAACCTGAGGCGACAGATGGAAAATCTTGAGCCCGCAAACTACGTGAACAAGGGCTCTGACCCGGACCCGGACAAGCTGGTATCAAGAGTAGAATCCCTTATCGGCTACCTTATGGAGAAGTACAAACAGAAGAAGTAA